The Aquitalea magnusonii region ATAAAGAATAGACCGCACGCCATCATAACAACTGCCTGCGCTGCGCTTTGCGCACTACCAGATAGTGCGACAAAAACAGCAGCACTCCCCAAACAACTGACTAATACAATTTTGCGTGACAATAATGGCTTCCCTGTTTTTCGCATGATATGGTCGCAAAGAAACCCACCCAGCCCCATGCCCAGACAACCGAGCAGCCACGGAATGGTGCTGACAATACTCATTTCCTTTAGATCAAGATGTTGTGTTGACGACAGAAAACTGGGAAACCAGGACATAAAAAAGAAAAGAATATAATTCAATCCAAAAAATGCAAATGCCGTAGCAAGGATGGTTGGCTGCTTAAGATAAAAAGACAATGGCAGTGAAGCACCGGCGAATACCTGATCCTGTGATTGATATTTTCGAATATAGTCAAGCTCATCAGCATCGATCATGGGATGTTCTTGTGGTTTATCAGTAGCAATGCCTCGCCACCCAAGTAGCCATACAAATCCGAGTAGTGCAATAATAAAAAACGATACTCTCCAGCCAAATGTAATTGCCAGCATACCTACCGCCGGGCCGGCAATTGCCCCACCCAATGGATTGCCCACGGTAGCCATCCCAATGGCGCTGGCCACTTCACGTTTGGGAAACCAATTATTGATCATTTTATTGACCGTTGTGGAAAATGGACCTTCACCCGCACCGAATAAAATACGAATCACCACCATGGAAATAAAACCGGTGGCCACGCCAATCAATGCACAAAATGTTGACCAGCATGCCATGCTCACGCTCAGAACCAATTTCGGTCCCCAGCGATCTGCTGCATAACCACCCGCAAGATTAAACACGGCGTAGCCAATTGAGAAACTACTAAACACCAGACCAAGCTGGCTGGGTGTTAATGCCAACTCCTTGGCAAACATCGGGGCTGCAATTGCAAATGCAGATCGATCAAGATAATTGATTGCCCCGCCCAAGGATAAGAAAAAAACAATGTACCAGCGTACTTTTGTCATGACTGCTCCATTGACGTTCTTGCTACACAGTTCTACATCACCCCAAAGCGATGGTATGCTTCAACGGTAGCCATGCCTTGATCAATTGCATTGCGAACATGATTTTCAGCACGAACCTTTTCCAGAGCCAAATGAATGACTTCGCGTTCGATGGTCTGCGGTATAAGTAATACACCATCACGATCTGAAAACACCAAATCTCCTGGATGAATGACAATATGATCAACTTCAATTGACACACGATAATCCAGTACCTTTCCCCGTACTTTTTGATCTTGCGCATAAGAACCATAAGAAAAAACAGGGAAATTCATGGATAATATTTCTTGCGTATCACGGGAGTAACCATTCAGAATGGCACCGGCAGCCTTTAAGTACTTTGCACGGGCCGTCATCAAACCACCCCATAAGGCATACTTGGGCGAAGCGCCGGCAGCGATATATACCTCTCCGGCTTTAAGACTATCCAATGCCTCAAACATCAGGCCGAAGTCCTTGCCAGCAAGCGGGCCAGGTGAATCAGCCATCATGGCAGCCGGATAATCTGCCTCCAGCACTGGCATCGCACGCCCAGCAATAACCATATCCGGATGCAGTGGCCGGAGTGTCTGACTCAGAAATTGATGTCGATAGCCCATTTCATCCAGAATATCCCCAGCAACGGCAGGGAATAATTCTTGTTTCATCAGGGAAAATAATTCCATATCAGTAGACCAAGGCATCAGCATCCTCTCTTTAACATGTCCGCCTGTAAGACAGGTTATGGTCATGAAAAATAAGGTGCAATTGGCTAATGGGACAGATAAACAATCAAGGAGAGACTGCGCGGAGCTGAATATTTTGCCAGTTGCTAAAACAAGTAAAATATAAGCAACATAAAAGGTTACTCATATTTATATGGCAAAACGTTCTCAACCCGCTTCTGAAAAATGGAAAAGACAACATTATCAGCACAGGTTAGCAATTATTTGCTCAACCTCATTGACAAGCGCCAGCTTATTCCAGGAATGGAAGTACCCAGCGAAATGCAGTTGATTGATACCTTGGGCGTCAGTCGTGGCGTGATTCGCGAAGCATTTTGCTCGCTTTCCACTCTTGGGATTCTGGAGATCAGCAGCGGAAAGCGCCCACGAGTCGATAGATGCAAACCGACGGCCATGGAAACGATTTTCCGTAATGCGATGGCAACACAGCAGATATCGGCACAACAAATTCTTGATGTTCGTTGTGCATTGGAGATGGGATGTGCCGAACAGGCGGCGCAGTGCGGTTCAGCAGAGGATTTCTTCACCTTGCAACAGCAGATGAAAATGCTGCGCCATACGCTTGGTGATCATGAACAATTCATTCTGCAGGACAGTTTGTTTCACTTGCAAATTGCCAAAGCATCCGGCAATCCGCTCTATTCATTGATGATTGAAGCATTGCGCACGCCGCTGGCCAGCTCCATTTCTGCTGGATTGGATGCGCGCGATGTCAGTCCTGACTGGGAGTCAATCATTCAATTGCATCAATATATTGTCGATGCGATATGCGACCGCGACCCCGCAGCGGCCAAGCTGGCAGTCGCCCGTCATTTTGCATCAGCGACGCAAGCCTTGCGGGATGCAGCATGCCGCAGCGACACTGCGCCGTAGTATTAATATATGCAGGAGAGCCACCTGCAGCAGTTTGCAGGCGGCTTGATCAAAGACGGGCTGCTCAGTCGCGAAAAACCACCGTCTGCCGCGTCATGGATGCCATGGCCGCTTTCTGGATGTCTTCTGACAACAGCATGGCCGCATTCCAGGTGGCGACATGATTCAGGCTGTCTGCCACGCTGTGATCGCGGGCGTAATTCAGCATTTCCTTGCTGCCCCGTACGGCCAGCGGCGACTTGCTGGCGATTAACGCCGCCGACGCCATGGCCGCGGCCAGCACCCCGTCAGCATCAGGCAGCAGGCGGTTAACCAGACCAATGCGCAGCGCCTCCTCTGCCGCCACATCTCGCCCGGTGAGGGCCATCTCCCTTGCCACGCCCTGCCCGACCACGCCTGGCAAACGCTGCAGCGTCCCGACGTCTGCCACCATGCCGATATCCACTTCGCGCACGCCAAATACCGCATCTGCAGCCGCAAAGCGGAAGTCCGCCGCCAGCGCAATATCCAGCCCGCCGCCAAGGCAGGCACCATGTATGGCCGCCACCACCGGCTTGCGACAGCGCTCCAGGCTGGACACATTGTCCTGCAGTTGCAGAATCAGCCGACGCAGTTTTTCACGCTGCCGACCTTCGCATTCATTAGCAATCGCGCCCTGAATACCCATCAGCATGGATAGATCAATGCCGGAACAAAAATGCTTGCCATGACCAGCCAGCACCACCGCACGCACCGCAGGCTCGGCATCCGCCCACTCCATCACCGATTGCAGCTCCTGCCACATGGTCTGGTTCAATGCATTGGCCTTGTCGGCGCGATTGAAGCGCACCAGTGCCACCTTATCCTCTACGCCAACATCAAATGTCTGCCATTGCATGTTTGGGCTCCTTTATTGAGGGCGCTTCTTGGGCACCCATGCCCACACCATTTCGCAGATAACCGGTGACTCCCCCGATTCGTCTGTTACGCTGACATCAACCAGCACATCACCCTTGTCGGTGTCGTACATGGCGTGAATCTGCGCGTCGCTCAGTGTGGCCACAGCGCGCATATTGCCCTGCGCGCGCTTGATGTAATTCACCTTCATCGACTTGAGCAGCATCAGCTTGTCATCCGGCACGTTCATGCCCACGACAAAGCCACTGGCGGTCTCGGCCAGCAGTGCCATGGCCGCGGCATGTACGCCCTTGATATGGTTTTGCACCTTGCGCTGGTTGCGAATGGAAACAGTCAGGCTGCTATGCCCCACCTGCTCAAAGCGAATGCCGGATGTGGACAGAAAAGGAACCAGCCGCCCAAACAGCAGGGACAAGACCCTGCTGCGCATACCGACCGGCAACTTGCCTACCTTGTCGGCAATGCGACTCATGCTGTTTTTTTGATAATCCATGCGTGTTAGCCCTCTGTTTTATGTCATGGAAGTGAAGCATCCAGGCCCAGCAAGGCCCGGATCTGGATTTTCAGCGCGTCGATCACTGCCTGGTCGGTACGCGCCAGTTGCAAGCCGCCCTGCAGGGCGGCCAGCATCAACAGGCCCATGGCTTCCGGCGTGCCGGCATAGCGCATGCTGCCATCAGCCCGCCCGCGCGCAGCAATGCTGACCGCCCAGTCACGCATTTCATCGACAAAGGCATTGGCTTCCTGCTGCATTTCCTGTGGCAGGGTCTGGTATTCGGTCGTCAGGATGCCGCTGGGACAAATTTGCTGGTCACGCTCGAAATAGGCATCGGTCAGCGTGTAATAGCGCTCCAGTTGCTCGGCAGGTGTCAAGGCCAGCTGCGCTTCGATAAAGCGCTGGAAGCGACGGCGGTAACGCTGGATCAGCGCCACGCCAAGGTCGGTTTTCTTGGGGTAATGGTAGTGAATGGCAGCATTACGCACGCCCAGTACCGAACTGATGTGCTGATAGCTGAAAGCATTGTAGCCACGCGTCAGCAGCAGCTCCTCGGCAATGTCGAGAATGCGCTTGCGGGTATCGCTTTTGGTATCGGTGGCAGGTTTCATCAGCAAACTTTACTTACTGGTTAGTAAGGTGTCAATCGAATGGCTCCAAAGCTGGACAGGCATGGCATATCGGTTATGATGGAAGGCATTTGGCCAACCCTGAGACCGGACCTTTTCCGATGCGACTCAAATTCAGCAAGATGCATGGCCTGGGCAATGACTTCATGGTAATTGACGGTGTCAGACAAACCGTCTCCCTCGATACCGACAGAATTCGCCAACTTGGCAACCGCCACTTCGGCATCGGCTTTGATCAGCTGCTGCTGGTGGAATCCCCCCAGGAAGAAAACAACGATTTTCGCTACCGCATTTTCAATAATGACGGCAGTGAAGTGGAGCAATGCGGCAACGGCGCACGCTGTTTTGCCAAGTTTGTCTGCGACCAGAAACTGACCAACAAGAAGGCCATCCGGGTGGAAACCGCCAAAGGCGTGATCGTTCCGGAATACCTGGGCCAGAACCAGGCGATTGTCGACATGGGCGTGCCACGCTTCCGGCCCGTGGACATCCCCTTTGTTGCCGAAGGCGACGCCATCACCTACCCGCTGGATACCGGCGGCTACAGTTGCGACATCAGCGTGGTATCAATGGGGAACCCGCACGCCGTGCAGGTGGTCGATAATGTCGACACCGCGCCGGTCAAGGAACTGGGTGCCCTGATTGAAATTCATCATCGCTTTCCGGAGAAGGTCAACGCCGGCTTCATGCAGATTGTTTCGCGGCAGGAAATCCGCCTGCGCGTCTTTGAGCGCGGTGCCGGCGAAACCCTGGCCTGCGGCACCGGGGCCTGCGCTGCGGTTGTGGCTGGCATCCGCCGCGGCCTGCTGGACAGCAAGGTGCTGGTGCATACCCGCGGTGGCGACCTGCAAATCGAATGGCATGGCGATGGTCAGCCCGTACGCATGACTGGTCCGGCCATGACGGTATTCCAAGGCGAAATCGAAGTCTGAACTGCCAAGGCGCGCATGCGCCGCACAAGGAGAATGTTGATGCAAAGCGAAGAGGTTCTGGCCTTTCTGGATAGCCATCCGGATTTCCTGCAGCACCATGCCGAGCGCTTTGGTCTGCGCGGCCAGATGGCGCAGGACCGGGTGGTGGTTTCACTGGCAGACCGCCAGATGCTGGAACTGAAAGACCGCAACCGCCAGTTGGAAGCCCGCCTGCATCAACTCATCCGCCACGGCGAAGCCAATGACCAGATCATCCATAGTGCGCACCGGCTGTCGCTGATGCTGCAGCGCTGCCTGAACCTGCAGCAGATTGCGGATGGTCTGGCCAGTTGCTTCCATCAGGATTTTGCACTGGATCGCATGGCACTGCGCCTGTGGCACCCGGCAGCCGAATCCTCACCCTTGTACAATGCGCGCCATGAAGTCCAGGCATTGGCGCGCAATCTGTCCGCCCCCTACTGCGGCCCTTATGTCAATGATGAAGTGCTGGGCTGGTTCCCGGCCACGCCGGTACTGCAATCATTCAGCCAGATACCGCTGACCGATGCCAGCGGCAGCGCATTCGGCTTGCTGGTACTTGCCAGCGATGACGCTCAACGCTTCACCTTCGACATGCATACACACTACCTGGCCCAAATGGGTGAAATCATTTCCGCAGCGCTGCTGCGCGTGCTGGGACAGGCATGACCGCAACCATCGGGGGCTGGACCATCATTCTGCTGCTGGCCGCATATTTGCTGCACATCCTGTGGCGACAGATCGCTGCACGCAGCCCGGTTGCCATTGCAGCTTTTGTTGCAGGCTATTTCCTGCTGGCTACGACCATCCGTCTGACCGAGCCCTATCACCTGCTGCGCCCCATCTGGCTACCCTTCGTTTACAGCTACATCTGGCTGGCAATCTCGGCGGCCATCTGGTTGCCCGCCGCCGTCAGTGCCGGCAGGCGAGGCCTGAGCTTTCCGGCCGAATCTCCGCGCATCACCGCCCTGCTGATCTCCCAGCTTACATTGGGCCTGGGCTGCCTGCTGACTTCTCCATTCCTGCAATGGCGTCCGATGGCAGCCTACATCATGATGCCGCCGATGATTGTGATCATCAGCTATCTGCTGTACCGCCTGTTCCTGCTGGCCCTGCTGCGCAGCAAATGGGCTGGCTTGTCATGGGGCATGCTGCTTTTGAGCACCTTGCTGTCGCCACTGGCATGCAGTGTGCTGGGCGGATGGCTGGCTCCTTATCTGCTTGGCTGGACCTAAGCATTCCTGATATGAAAAAACCGGCAGATGCCGGTTTTTTCATTTATCCCAAGACAAAACTATCTCAAGACAAAACGCATACCCGAAGACAAGACTCAGGCCAGACTGCGCCCCAGCGTGGTGGCCAGCGCGGATAGCTGCTGCATCAGCAGGGCGAACTCGCCAGGATTAAGTGCTTGCTCGCCATCACACCAGGCATTGGCCGGGTCCGGGTGGATGTCCAGCATCAGGCCATCCGCCCCGGCCGCCAGCGCCGCTTTGGCCAGTGCGGGCACCATCCATGCTTTTCCTGCGGCATGACTGGGGTCGACAATCACCGGCAGATGGGTTTCCCGCTTCATCACGGCAATGGCTGAGAGGTCCAGCATGTTGCGATAAGACGTTTCGAAACTGCGTACGCCACGCTCACAGAAAATAATGTTGTGATTGCCACCGGCGGCAATGTACTCCGCGGCCATCAGCCACTCACTCAAGCTGGAAGACGGCCCGCGCTTCAGGATCACCGGCTTGTTGATGCGCCCAACTTCCTTGAGCAGGCCGACATTCTGCATATTGCGTGCGCCAATTTCGATGACATCCACATCATATTCAAGGAAGGTATCCAGCAGGCGCACATCCAGTAATTCGCTGACCATGGGCAGGCCCTGGCGGCGCGCCTCCTGCTGCAGGATCTCCAGCCCCTCCACGCCAACGCCCTGGAAGGCATAGGGGCTGGTACGCGGCTTGAACGCACCGCCGCGCA contains the following coding sequences:
- a CDS encoding MFS transporter, translated to MTKVRWYIVFFLSLGGAINYLDRSAFAIAAPMFAKELALTPSQLGLVFSSFSIGYAVFNLAGGYAADRWGPKLVLSVSMACWSTFCALIGVATGFISMVVIRILFGAGEGPFSTTVNKMINNWFPKREVASAIGMATVGNPLGGAIAGPAVGMLAITFGWRVSFFIIALLGFVWLLGWRGIATDKPQEHPMIDADELDYIRKYQSQDQVFAGASLPLSFYLKQPTILATAFAFFGLNYILFFFMSWFPSFLSSTQHLDLKEMSIVSTIPWLLGCLGMGLGGFLCDHIMRKTGKPLLSRKIVLVSCLGSAAVFVALSGSAQSAAQAVVMMACGLFFMYLSATTYWAILQDTVAQGNIGMVGGLVHALANIAGILGPAITGYLIEWTGSYHSAFFLAAGIAIGGALSVAFFVKPLEFTTQE
- a CDS encoding RraA family protein, with amino-acid sequence MKQELFPAVAGDILDEMGYRHQFLSQTLRPLHPDMVIAGRAMPVLEADYPAAMMADSPGPLAGKDFGLMFEALDSLKAGEVYIAAGASPKYALWGGLMTARAKYLKAAGAILNGYSRDTQEILSMNFPVFSYGSYAQDQKVRGKVLDYRVSIEVDHIVIHPGDLVFSDRDGVLLIPQTIEREVIHLALEKVRAENHVRNAIDQGMATVEAYHRFGVM
- a CDS encoding FadR/GntR family transcriptional regulator, which gives rise to MEKTTLSAQVSNYLLNLIDKRQLIPGMEVPSEMQLIDTLGVSRGVIREAFCSLSTLGILEISSGKRPRVDRCKPTAMETIFRNAMATQQISAQQILDVRCALEMGCAEQAAQCGSAEDFFTLQQQMKMLRHTLGDHEQFILQDSLFHLQIAKASGNPLYSLMIEALRTPLASSISAGLDARDVSPDWESIIQLHQYIVDAICDRDPAAAKLAVARHFASATQALRDAACRSDTAP
- a CDS encoding crotonase/enoyl-CoA hydratase family protein encodes the protein MQWQTFDVGVEDKVALVRFNRADKANALNQTMWQELQSVMEWADAEPAVRAVVLAGHGKHFCSGIDLSMLMGIQGAIANECEGRQREKLRRLILQLQDNVSSLERCRKPVVAAIHGACLGGGLDIALAADFRFAAADAVFGVREVDIGMVADVGTLQRLPGVVGQGVAREMALTGRDVAAEEALRIGLVNRLLPDADGVLAAAMASAALIASKSPLAVRGSKEMLNYARDHSVADSLNHVATWNAAMLLSEDIQKAAMASMTRQTVVFRD
- a CDS encoding DUF4442 domain-containing protein produces the protein MDYQKNSMSRIADKVGKLPVGMRSRVLSLLFGRLVPFLSTSGIRFEQVGHSSLTVSIRNQRKVQNHIKGVHAAAMALLAETASGFVVGMNVPDDKLMLLKSMKVNYIKRAQGNMRAVATLSDAQIHAMYDTDKGDVLVDVSVTDESGESPVICEMVWAWVPKKRPQ
- a CDS encoding TetR/AcrR family transcriptional regulator, producing the protein MKPATDTKSDTRKRILDIAEELLLTRGYNAFSYQHISSVLGVRNAAIHYHYPKKTDLGVALIQRYRRRFQRFIEAQLALTPAEQLERYYTLTDAYFERDQQICPSGILTTEYQTLPQEMQQEANAFVDEMRDWAVSIAARGRADGSMRYAGTPEAMGLLMLAALQGGLQLARTDQAVIDALKIQIRALLGLDASLP
- the dapF gene encoding diaminopimelate epimerase; translated protein: MRLKFSKMHGLGNDFMVIDGVRQTVSLDTDRIRQLGNRHFGIGFDQLLLVESPQEENNDFRYRIFNNDGSEVEQCGNGARCFAKFVCDQKLTNKKAIRVETAKGVIVPEYLGQNQAIVDMGVPRFRPVDIPFVAEGDAITYPLDTGGYSCDISVVSMGNPHAVQVVDNVDTAPVKELGALIEIHHRFPEKVNAGFMQIVSRQEIRLRVFERGAGETLACGTGACAAVVAGIRRGLLDSKVLVHTRGGDLQIEWHGDGQPVRMTGPAMTVFQGEIEV
- a CDS encoding DUF484 family protein, with protein sequence MQSEEVLAFLDSHPDFLQHHAERFGLRGQMAQDRVVVSLADRQMLELKDRNRQLEARLHQLIRHGEANDQIIHSAHRLSLMLQRCLNLQQIADGLASCFHQDFALDRMALRLWHPAAESSPLYNARHEVQALARNLSAPYCGPYVNDEVLGWFPATPVLQSFSQIPLTDASGSAFGLLVLASDDAQRFTFDMHTHYLAQMGEIISAALLRVLGQA
- the aroF gene encoding 3-deoxy-7-phosphoheptulonate synthase, whose product is MIIVMTRYAQDEQIQAVVDKIRAAGLSEHVSRGTERTIIGAVGDERVFSPDAFALLPGVERAMRVVREYRIVSREVHPADSVVQVRGLSIGGPAIHVIAGPAAVETPEQMALSAQMVRQHGGKLLRGGAFKPRTSPYAFQGVGVEGLEILQQEARRQGLPMVSELLDVRLLDTFLEYDVDVIEIGARNMQNVGLLKEVGRINKPVILKRGPSSSLSEWLMAAEYIAAGGNHNIIFCERGVRSFETSYRNMLDLSAIAVMKRETHLPVIVDPSHAAGKAWMVPALAKAALAAGADGLMLDIHPDPANAWCDGEQALNPGEFALLMQQLSALATTLGRSLA